The window CAGTGTTAGTTCCAGGATCAACTCCCATAGTTTGATGAAGAATGTGACGATTCATGCCAGAAGTATCTGAGTGACAAACAGCAAGTGCCTGAGTTTTGGTTCCATCGCCAGCAACCAATGGAACCATGAAAGCTGTTGTTCCACGAACTTCATGGCAATAAAATGCCACCGTTCTGAAATTGAGCCTATGACACATCACTGCTTTGTCTCCAAGATTTTGCACTCCTTCCACTTTGTATAGCTCTTGCTTATTCACAAAGGAACTTGAAAGTACTTGAATGTTCTTTCCCAGCTTTGAAATTGCAAAACCGATTAATGTTTCCAAGGATTTTGCACAAAACTTGTGCTCTGCTCCATTAGGTTTTGTCTTGATGCATAGCTCATCAAAAGTATATCCTTCTTTATCAATGTCTTTAATTTTCAAGCCCTTTAACCATGTCAATATTGTAAAAGGTTGTGTAAAGGGACTTTTGCTGAATTGTACATTCATTGTTTTGCCAGGATGAAGGTCTTGTTCATAGAAGAAGGTTTTTGGGTACTGCGTATCATCAATTTGCATGGGGAGATTATCAATTTCAACACCTgtatcataataattaaaaatgtcaaGTTTTCTTCTCGTCGTTGCTACTTCACAACAAAAACCAAGTCTAACCTTCTAACTCGCTAATGCATGTAGGAGGATAAGAACACATAAACATGTttggaaaatgataaataacaatCCTAGTAATGTATAAGTactctaaaatataaatatactccataataatatattatattatatatcaaaatatttttctactcATAAATACACACAAATATTAATACTAAACATTACATGTTAATAGAATCTAAATTTTTTGTGggaattcaattttttacttttaatatttgaataacttgaaatttaagtccttcaaaaaaaagttgaaattaagaatttaagGGGTTTCTAACAAGCTGAGAAGATAAAGATTGGAGCATTAATaccaaagaaattaaaaaaaatctcatattaaaattgtttggattattttttttttttttttgccctcTTCAATCATATACTCAGAGTTGTTGACCCTCCAAATTAAACCACCCATCAGGGCCAGATAGACAAGAGTTAATCATCTAGAGTTGATAATTCATCAAGATGCAACCAATTAACCTTCACGGCCATGCTTTAGAAGCTCTCGCAATGCACTGGGAATGGAAGTGTTTGGCCAAACAGCATGCCAAAAATCTTCGTCTGGTATTGATGATTGGGCATGGCTTTCTCTTGCAAGACCAAGCTgccacaacatatatatatatatatatatatatatatatatatacattcacATATTAGTCTCATGTCTTAAACAATATCATTGTATTGGCAAATGGAAACACATAGAGATAGAGTCCCATTCAGTGGCAAAGGATGACAAaaaaatttggagccaaaataattaagtttatagcatataaaataaatgtaatgaTTTTGATAATATACCTCTAATGTATAACTTTAAACATTTCATTATATTATtcagatattaattttaattgttttttatgatattaaaatGTCTTTCTGTAATTTTATTAGCAACAATCTTCgggtattttttatgatttgtacagcattgtctttttttttgggGTACAATGTACAACCTTGTCTGCtactgaataaaaaaatgtaaaatttatttcttaattatttttatgataaaattgtaagattcataaaaaaaattactgaaaacaattaaaatcaagataatttttattatgtagtttaaaatattaaaagttctaattaaaaatatatatatagagagtagACCAGAGAAGATAAACAATTTGAGACAGAGGAAGatccaaaaagactataagagaggttataaaaaaggatctcgaacttaatgatttggatagaagtatggtacttgatagaacattatggcggaagttgatccatgtagtcgacccacctagtgggataaggcgtggttgttgttgttatatatatatataaacacttgCCCACCGACTAATGTTGATTATTACACCTGTTGTTTAAGTTTATGAACACGTAATTAAGAAAAAGTAGTTAGAGTTGATAAGAGCATgaatattgaaaatgaaaggCTTCACAGCCCTAATTAATACTTACAGCGAAAAGAACAGAAATGGAGAACAGTAAGCAACGGAGTTCCATTCTTGCAATCAATGAGGGATAGCTGAAAATTTGTGATCCGAACTCCTGCGAGGATGATGTCATATATAGTGACTAGGTTTGGATTGTTTACTATTGAAAAAGATTCGACTAAATGAGTGGACGTTGAGaagacttcatttttttttattttatgtttttgaaaaaagacGAATCTAAAAGActaaatttcatataaaatttaccTTAAATTCTAGGATTTTTAAATATGGATCTCTTTATCACTTTTTcgagttgaaaaagaaaagataaaaataagaaaaataaaaatagttataaatattatatagacaaattaaattgtaaaattgaaaaaaattatttttctatatacatttttttaaaaaaagtgggaaacaataaattttacattaattaggTGTTTTCTTCATTACTAGTTTTTATCTAGTTGTAcggattatttatttaaattaaaaatatactttagtAATTATTggtattcatttttaaatatttattatatgtaaaatatagaaattttaattgtaataattttaaaatgtataatatatttttctattttaaaaatatttcttttattatttttaatatgagttttaaaataatCCTTTAAGATAATAAGAAGAGTCAATTGTATATATTAGTCAACAAAACTACAAAACGTCGGCCAGGTTTTTGGATGAGCCCGAAACCGAAagagaaaactttttttttctttttaattaaacatgAAATGTGGCCAAGGGGTACACAAAGATCACTAAAGAGATAATGGACACAATATTTTGGAGAGGATGCAGACTCGTTTAAACACAAGGAattaaggtttttttaaaaaaaaataattatatcatttCATTATTCATGATGTGTGAAAGTAAAGTTTtcaatgttttcttttctttttcatgttgGAGATACATTTCatatagataattaattagCATCTGTTTTcagttagtttttaattttttattgactaaAATATTGGTTTGAGTgttggataaaaataatttttttttaataatttctaatattttttgaaatgttatttaaaataatattttttgaaatgttagtttttatcttctaattttatatattttattttaattttatcctcaaaatatttatttatttttcttgttatgttttttaaagaaattataattttattttttttattttatattttttgactatttcaacaaataattttatcgaacacttataatataataagttatctttttaacttttagttaattttatcaaacaaaaccttaaaatattttcctttacTAACTACATACTTAATTAGAGCATCTCCAATAATATTTAAGTAAGTAACGTAATTTATGTCCTATCAATCTTAAATAACTCAAATAATTTTCTCTCTAATAAGTATTTCTATTAATAAGTTGTTTAActcacaaatattttatttcgctctcttatatttaatacaaaGATAAACAACTTATAAACAATAATTGCTTATATAAGTAACTCTTTCCaatttttaaacaattcaaaattataaataatactaaaatgatatttttttaagaaactccCATTATAGATATTCTTGTGGATTAATTTGTCCAggattttatttgaatatttaacttgAATTTGAGTCCTAAATATaccattaaattaaatactCTAAGAGAATTTGTGATTCATATAGTCCTACacatatattgttttaaaaaaagacataTTTTCCTCTCAATAATCTGAATTAGTGAGCCGGTTTTCCATTATGGGTAACAAATAGGGTGAATTTCCATACTAAGAGCACTGTCCATGATTTCCATTCTATTtttgacatattttaaaattaaaacatagtAGAGTGGTTAAAAAGAATTGTATTTTGATTTAACTCAAAACAATGAATGGAAATAAGGAACacaatacaaaatataatacgtgtagtattttattttgttctattCCGTCATTTAACCCCAACTTTCAGTcaattgtattattattattatatattatatctcAAACCATAAACTCTTAATACTATGCTAAGTCCTTTTCTagtaaacagttttttttttaaatgcataaCATATTATCTTAAATATTGAATATGTGGTTAACCAATCAGtatggaaagaaaatgaattaagatcaaagttttaatttttattttttgttgaaaatattatacTCACATAAATCATGAGACTAATCCTTGAAACATacatatcatcaaaatatattttatctctttcaataaaatattctcCATACTTACAACTAGAGAATTAAATTCTTatcaacatatttaatttatctttaaacAAACACATCCAGAGGAAGGTAGGAGAGTAGGAAActgaacaaaataattttaaattttaacaagtGAAAAAGGATAAGAACCATAACTGGTAATGTATCTTAGTCCCGGTGATTCaatatttaatcattaaatCAATTATCATGATTTGTTTACCCACCTAGACCATATGAGGTCCTTGTACATGGTAGCTTGTGTCTAAAATTATTTAGACCACAAATTGGGACCCACAATTTTCAACACATGAGGCAACTCTGTTTACAGTTACCACACACTCATTtagctaaaaataaaaactgttaCCACACTCAAGTGTCGGTGTGTCACTATTAGAAAAATTGATGAGAGGGACAATGATTAACATTGTTATGTCGTTCGTTGGACATGTACTTGCCAAATGAGTGGTCACTTTTTGTAGACcgctatttttctttttggttctcAGGGgcatagaaattatttttcatttttgtaatatgtttatttttttttaaaaaaaatttacacattaTGCTTACTCATTTCATACTAAAAATCTagattaacataaaattaaatagttgtttgtattttgacattaattaaaaaaaattctatttggaGAAAGAAGTAACATATTTTCTTAGTCTAACCTATAGCATGGAGATACTTATTTAGTTGATTGAAAAATACatgtttaattaagttttttatacttaaaatataatgtttttaaaaaattatttaatatttatttttttctttagatatctgaaaaaaatttacatttcatGCATATGCTAAATAATGACATTATACATAAAATGTTACGTTATCACGTTTTTTTATCAAACAGGTCATCATCTTGTTAgtctcaaaaattatttttccttcaaaatagTCTTAGTCACCACTCTTTGATTGTGTTGTCTTCTCCAACCACCTTCAACAACaacataacaataataatgacTTTTCCAGAGTCACCGAATCTCATCGCCAACCTATTAAATTACCCTCTTTTCTTTCTCCTCTTTCCCGCATCGCATGATATGGGTGGAGAGCTCAAAGCTTCCCAAGGCAACAAATTGCCCAATTAAAACTCAATTTCGTGCAATTTTTCTGGTATCTATGCTGATATATATACACTTGAAAcctacactttttttaaaaaagaaaaaacttcaaACTTTCACTCTAGCGAACATCCAACATTCTCTACTTCCACTCGTTTCCTTCTTCAACCCTTTCTTTTCTGCCTATCAAACACACAGGTGTCGTACTCCTTTACTTTagttttataactaaaaaccgATGAGTTGGTGCTAAACTTCATTGTATGTTTAACATGAATAGTAGAGAGATAAAGATGAGAAGTGAGCTACACTTTTGGGAAAAGAAATTGCAGTGTGGCAatagtgtatattttttttatttggaaaataaTCCATAGAAAGTTAGGTATTAATTGacttttttagagaaaaaatattaattgaattagAGATCGAAAGAAAAAATgggagaagaaagagaaaaatatatgaatgatTTGTAATATTATGATGTAATAGAAAAAGtacaatgaaaaaattataggtatcaattaaatatttaatataaaagaatatctatatgctatataataatta of the Glycine max cultivar Williams 82 chromosome 13, Glycine_max_v4.0, whole genome shotgun sequence genome contains:
- the LOC100796590 gene encoding unknown seed protein USP isoform X2 yields the protein MFYQLGLARESHAQSSIPDEDFWHAVWPNTSIPSALRELLKHGREGVEIDNLPMQIDDTQYPKTFFYEQDLHPGKTMNVQFSKSPFTQPFTILTWLKGLKIKDIDKEGYTFDELCIKTKPNGAEHKFCAKSLETLIGFAISKLGKNIQVLSSSFVNKQELYKVEGVQNLGDKAVMCHRLNFRTVAFYCHEVRGTTAFMVPLVAGDGTKTQALAVCHSDTSGMNRHILHQTMGVDPGTNTVCHFLGSKAILWVPNLAMDTAYQTNIVV
- the LOC100796590 gene encoding unknown seed protein USP isoform X1, translated to MTSSSQEFGSQIFSYPSLIARMELRCLLFSISVLFALGLARESHAQSSIPDEDFWHAVWPNTSIPSALRELLKHGREGVEIDNLPMQIDDTQYPKTFFYEQDLHPGKTMNVQFSKSPFTQPFTILTWLKGLKIKDIDKEGYTFDELCIKTKPNGAEHKFCAKSLETLIGFAISKLGKNIQVLSSSFVNKQELYKVEGVQNLGDKAVMCHRLNFRTVAFYCHEVRGTTAFMVPLVAGDGTKTQALAVCHSDTSGMNRHILHQTMGVDPGTNTVCHFLGSKAILWVPNLAMDTAYQTNIVV